One part of the Bacillota bacterium genome encodes these proteins:
- a CDS encoding pyridoxal-phosphate dependent enzyme — protein sequence MRRISDMERNVWKNAAGYAKYLQCLNCKSTFELKLMPEGCPVCKTDTFLSCLHVVFDYGALRHVFRPESLSGRRRGLIRYREILPLDERAPAISLGEGGTPLVRSRWAEEKSGVSPVYLKDESRNPTWSFKDRLCYVAVCHGASTGARVITVASSGNHGAAAAAYAAKAGIPCVVFTIPNAPRPMVALMRSLGAIVLACKPMDRWALMGHCVKEFGWYPVGNYCSPMSAGNPFGVEGHKTMAYEMFEDLGETPSAVFVPVGRAEGLFGIWKGFWEMEELGWSTAMPRMVAVEPEVGGPLVRAFERGLDTVPELQAGPSQAVSIAGGTGSYQGLYALKNSNGAGVLVSDEEMYQVQDALAREGTFAELSSCASVAAAVKAGREGRLDNEGPWVCMITASGLKDPYALEKLCSQPMPFMSGDVKAFAREFKEACGLDLEEMGQRPGCG from the coding sequence ATGAGGAGGATCAGTGATATGGAACGCAACGTCTGGAAGAACGCCGCGGGGTACGCGAAGTATCTCCAATGCCTCAACTGCAAGTCCACGTTCGAACTGAAGCTCATGCCCGAGGGTTGCCCCGTGTGCAAGACGGATACGTTCCTGTCGTGCCTGCACGTGGTGTTCGATTACGGGGCGCTCAGGCACGTCTTCAGACCGGAGAGCCTGTCAGGAAGGCGCAGAGGATTGATCAGGTACCGAGAGATACTTCCACTCGATGAGCGCGCCCCGGCGATCTCCCTCGGCGAGGGAGGGACCCCGCTGGTACGTAGCAGATGGGCTGAGGAAAAGTCCGGGGTTTCACCGGTATACCTCAAGGATGAGTCACGCAACCCCACCTGGTCTTTCAAGGACAGGCTATGCTACGTCGCGGTTTGCCACGGCGCCTCGACCGGCGCGCGCGTGATAACGGTGGCATCGTCAGGCAACCACGGCGCGGCGGCCGCGGCCTACGCCGCCAAGGCTGGGATCCCGTGTGTAGTATTCACCATCCCCAACGCCCCGCGCCCAATGGTGGCGCTCATGAGGTCGCTCGGCGCAATAGTGCTCGCCTGCAAGCCGATGGACAGGTGGGCGCTCATGGGCCATTGTGTGAAGGAGTTCGGGTGGTATCCGGTGGGAAACTACTGCAGCCCAATGTCCGCCGGAAACCCGTTCGGGGTCGAGGGGCACAAGACGATGGCGTATGAGATGTTCGAGGACCTCGGGGAGACTCCGTCGGCGGTGTTCGTGCCGGTGGGCCGCGCCGAGGGGCTGTTCGGCATATGGAAGGGCTTCTGGGAAATGGAGGAATTGGGCTGGTCCACTGCGATGCCGCGAATGGTAGCGGTGGAGCCCGAGGTCGGAGGACCCCTGGTAAGGGCGTTCGAACGCGGTCTCGATACCGTGCCGGAGCTTCAGGCGGGGCCGTCGCAGGCGGTCTCCATCGCGGGAGGCACCGGGAGCTATCAAGGCCTGTATGCTCTCAAGAACTCGAACGGCGCCGGAGTACTGGTGTCCGACGAAGAGATGTATCAGGTGCAGGATGCGCTCGCACGAGAGGGCACATTCGCTGAGCTGTCGTCGTGCGCGTCCGTAGCGGCCGCCGTGAAGGCAGGACGCGAGGGAAGGCTAGACAACGAGGGTCCCTGGGTGTGCATGATCACGGCGTCGGGCTTGAAAGACCCCTATGCGCTGGAGAAATTGTGTTCACAGCCAATGCCGTTCATGTCGGGAGACGTGAAGGCGTTCGCACGTGAATTCAAAGAGGCGTGCGGGCTCGATCTCGAGGAAATGGGGCAGAGACCGGGCTGCGGATGA
- a CDS encoding branched-chain amino acid ABC transporter permease: MLLQQIINGLTVGSTYGLVALGYTLIYGVLGLINFAHGEIYMIGAFMGFTTLALANLPFWFSIALSVLGAATTGFFVERIAYRPIRKATKSAQLISALGMSIVLRNLAMLAWGSKTLPFPRVLANDALDIAGARFSVLQAVIPLCAVALMFALNGYIGHTRMGISVRAVSLDPEMASMMGIESNRVIGAVFILGSALGGIAGMLVAMFYASISFDMGVIVGIKSFIAAILGGIGSIHGAMIGGLILGLAESFAAAYISPAYKDALAFVLLLLVLLFKPSGILGVSSEKGG, encoded by the coding sequence GTGCTGCTCCAGCAGATCATCAACGGTCTCACCGTAGGCTCGACCTATGGGCTCGTGGCTCTGGGGTACACTCTGATCTATGGCGTCCTCGGCTTGATCAACTTCGCCCATGGGGAGATCTACATGATTGGAGCGTTCATGGGGTTCACCACGCTCGCTCTGGCGAATCTGCCGTTCTGGTTTTCCATAGCGCTGAGCGTTCTCGGGGCTGCTACCACGGGGTTCTTCGTCGAGCGGATTGCCTACAGACCGATACGGAAGGCCACGAAGTCCGCTCAGCTCATCAGCGCGCTTGGAATGTCGATCGTCCTGCGGAACCTTGCCATGCTGGCGTGGGGGAGCAAGACTCTCCCGTTCCCGAGGGTCCTGGCGAATGACGCCCTCGATATCGCGGGCGCCAGGTTTTCAGTTCTTCAGGCGGTAATACCGCTATGCGCGGTAGCGCTGATGTTTGCGCTCAATGGATACATCGGCCACACGCGGATGGGGATTTCGGTCCGGGCCGTCAGCCTTGACCCGGAAATGGCGTCCATGATGGGTATCGAGTCCAACAGGGTTATCGGCGCCGTGTTCATACTCGGCTCGGCGCTGGGCGGCATTGCTGGAATGCTTGTCGCCATGTTCTACGCGTCGATCTCATTCGACATGGGCGTGATAGTCGGCATCAAGTCGTTCATTGCAGCCATCCTGGGAGGGATCGGTAGCATTCACGGCGCCATGATAGGGGGATTAATTCTCGGGCTTGCCGAGAGTTTTGCAGCGGCGTACATATCGCCCGCCTACAAAGACGCGCTGGCATTCGTGCTCCTGCTCCTGGTGTTGCTGTTCAAACCATCCGGAATCCTCGGCGTTTCGTCCGAGAAGGGCGGGTGA
- a CDS encoding ABC transporter ATP-binding protein — MLQVDGLRASYGSIAALHGVSLEVGAGEIVCLIGANGAGKTTLLKCVSGVLRPSAGSIRFAGKDITGLPPHTIARGGLMHVPEGRRIFSLLTVRENLLTGAFLASDARMAGRNMDKVLSLFPVLRERLRQLGGTLSGGEQQMLAIGRALMASPRLLLLDEPSMGLAPLFVERIFDTIRQIAGDGTPILLVEQNANMALEISNRAYVMERGNIVMSGPALDLAADERVRDAYLGGRGEARG; from the coding sequence ATGCTGCAGGTTGATGGACTGAGGGCTTCATACGGGAGCATAGCCGCGCTTCACGGGGTCAGCCTGGAGGTCGGGGCGGGCGAGATCGTGTGCCTCATCGGCGCCAACGGGGCCGGCAAGACGACATTGCTGAAGTGCGTCTCGGGAGTACTCAGGCCCAGTGCGGGAAGTATCCGGTTTGCCGGGAAAGACATCACCGGCCTTCCGCCCCATACGATCGCACGCGGCGGGCTCATGCACGTTCCCGAGGGGAGAAGGATATTCTCGCTGCTCACGGTCAGGGAGAACCTCCTTACCGGAGCCTTTCTCGCCAGCGACGCCAGGATGGCCGGCCGCAACATGGACAAGGTCCTGAGTTTGTTCCCCGTCCTCAGGGAGAGGCTGCGGCAGCTTGGGGGCACCCTCAGCGGCGGTGAGCAGCAGATGCTGGCCATCGGGAGGGCCTTAATGGCCTCGCCGAGGCTCCTGCTGCTGGACGAACCGTCCATGGGATTGGCGCCGCTGTTCGTTGAACGCATCTTCGACACCATCCGTCAGATTGCGGGGGATGGTACTCCGATACTCCTCGTCGAGCAGAACGCAAACATGGCCCTTGAGATATCCAACCGCGCATACGTGATGGAGCGTGGCAACATCGTCATGAGTGGACCTGCGCTCGACCTGGCGGCGGACGAGCGGGTCAGGGATGCGTATCTCGGTGGAAGGGGTGAGGCGCGGGGGTAA
- a CDS encoding ABC transporter substrate-binding protein has translation MRNLRVAICALVVVSLGALQGCGSSSSGDIRVILAAPMTGNSAQWGESLKDGARMAVDEINAAGGVLGRKIALDFADDKGDPKEAVNVAQKIATDKDVVAVVGHFFTSCTMAASPVYQKAGIPEIAIASTHPDATKAGDFIFRVNVTNTHQGSGLVKWLLAKGKKKIAIIYVNDDYGKGISEIAAKTVKDGGGEVVYTGTVAPSGEQDFTVLLTNVKNANPDALALFVFYANGAQLAIQAKKLGLSCMIAAADGVYSPDFVKIAGPAAEGAYVATWFHPSSKDPGTKAFIDGFKNKYNKDSDGWAPYAYDAVKILAEAIKKAGKADRKAVRDQLAQIKGFKGATGDTTFTAERVPDAAAKKLLITVVKEGKFVLTE, from the coding sequence ATGAGAAATCTGAGGGTTGCGATTTGCGCTCTGGTTGTCGTCTCACTGGGCGCGCTGCAGGGTTGCGGCTCCTCATCCTCGGGTGACATCAGGGTTATCCTCGCGGCGCCGATGACTGGCAACTCGGCACAGTGGGGCGAGTCGCTCAAGGATGGCGCCAGGATGGCCGTCGACGAGATAAACGCGGCCGGAGGGGTTCTGGGCAGGAAGATCGCGCTGGACTTCGCGGACGATAAGGGCGATCCGAAAGAAGCAGTCAACGTGGCCCAGAAGATCGCCACCGACAAGGACGTCGTGGCGGTAGTGGGTCACTTCTTCACGAGCTGCACGATGGCGGCGTCGCCGGTCTACCAGAAGGCCGGCATTCCGGAAATCGCCATAGCGTCCACGCACCCGGACGCCACCAAGGCCGGGGACTTCATCTTCAGGGTCAATGTTACCAACACCCACCAGGGGTCGGGCCTTGTGAAGTGGCTTCTGGCCAAGGGCAAGAAGAAGATAGCCATAATCTACGTGAACGACGACTACGGCAAGGGCATTTCGGAGATCGCCGCCAAAACCGTCAAAGACGGCGGTGGCGAGGTCGTATACACCGGAACGGTGGCTCCCAGCGGTGAGCAGGACTTCACCGTGCTCCTTACAAACGTCAAGAACGCCAATCCCGACGCGCTCGCCCTGTTTGTATTCTACGCGAACGGCGCTCAGCTCGCCATCCAGGCCAAGAAGCTCGGCCTCAGCTGCATGATAGCGGCGGCCGACGGGGTGTATTCCCCGGATTTCGTGAAGATCGCGGGTCCCGCAGCGGAGGGCGCGTACGTCGCAACGTGGTTCCATCCGAGCAGCAAGGACCCTGGCACCAAGGCGTTCATCGACGGATTCAAAAACAAGTATAATAAGGACTCCGACGGTTGGGCTCCCTACGCCTACGACGCGGTGAAGATCCTTGCCGAGGCGATCAAGAAGGCGGGCAAGGCGGACCGCAAGGCGGTACGCGACCAGCTCGCGCAGATCAAAGGGTTCAAGGGAGCGACCGGCGACACGACATTCACCGCCGAACGCGTGCCCGACGCCGCCGCGAAGAAGCTCCTCATTACGGTGGTCAAGGAAGGTAAGTTCGTTCTGACGGAGTAG
- a CDS encoding ABC transporter ATP-binding protein, with protein sequence MNTEGLLEVAGLTKSFMGLQAVNDLTFSVPRGRVVGLIGPNGAGKTTVFNLITRVLRADRGSVRLDGRELTSLPPHEVNKCGVARTFQNIRLFPGFSVLENVLWTLSTRAQYGLVQSILAAPAVRAEEKRVLEEACELLKTAGLYDRRFDKARTLSYGDQRRLELVRALATKPRLLLLDEPTAGMNPTETSGFADHLRYLNAEGTTILLIEHDMRFVMGLSDKVIVLNHGSKIAEGIPAEVRVNEAVISAYLGRAKNAAG encoded by the coding sequence ATGAACACGGAGGGGCTGCTTGAAGTTGCGGGCCTGACCAAGTCGTTCATGGGGCTCCAGGCGGTAAACGACCTCACGTTCAGCGTCCCACGCGGCCGTGTAGTGGGGCTGATAGGGCCAAACGGCGCGGGGAAAACCACCGTGTTCAACCTTATCACTCGAGTGCTCCGCGCCGACCGGGGGAGCGTCCGGCTCGACGGTAGGGAGCTCACGAGCCTCCCACCCCACGAGGTCAACAAATGCGGCGTGGCCCGCACGTTCCAGAACATCCGGCTGTTCCCCGGGTTTAGCGTTCTGGAGAACGTGTTGTGGACCCTCAGTACCCGGGCGCAGTACGGACTGGTGCAAAGCATCCTGGCGGCGCCCGCGGTGCGTGCTGAGGAGAAAAGGGTGTTGGAGGAGGCCTGCGAGCTGTTGAAGACCGCGGGGCTCTACGACAGGCGCTTCGACAAAGCCCGCACCCTTTCATACGGGGACCAGAGGAGACTGGAGCTCGTCCGCGCGTTGGCGACAAAGCCGCGCCTGCTCTTGCTCGACGAACCCACGGCTGGCATGAACCCCACCGAGACGTCCGGGTTCGCCGACCACCTGCGCTATCTCAACGCGGAGGGGACGACCATCCTCCTCATAGAGCACGACATGCGGTTTGTGATGGGGCTGTCGGACAAAGTCATCGTGTTGAACCACGGATCCAAGATCGCCGAAGGCATTCCCGCCGAGGTACGGGTGAACGAAGCGGTCATTTCCGCATACCTGGGGAGAGCAAAAAATGCTGCAGGTTGA
- a CDS encoding branched-chain amino acid ABC transporter permease, translated as MGAIRRERAGNKLVVLAGLWVVAMLTPFVVRDGYVIHLLNVLGIYVILSAGLNISVGLAGLLHLGHAGFYGLGAYAGAITSTRVIPGSWLGFWAGLPVAVVLGMLAGAVLGAPSLRLRGHYFAIATLGFGEIMRSLMLNLVEITQGPFGIKAIPSPRLGSFDLGSGARFYCLVFAVVTLVLLGLWNLQHGRFGRFWQAVREDEVVAQVMGVNVFAAKMWALMISSGLAAVAGWLYAHYVSYINPSNFSLDESILVLCMVILGGRGTFWGPVIGSALLVLFPELLRPIAELRLLVYGVALVVLMAVRPEGVVGTK; from the coding sequence GTGGGCGCGATACGGCGGGAACGCGCGGGCAACAAGCTGGTCGTGCTTGCCGGCCTGTGGGTCGTGGCCATGCTGACTCCCTTCGTTGTGAGGGACGGCTACGTCATACACCTGCTCAACGTGCTCGGAATCTACGTGATACTTTCCGCGGGGCTCAACATCAGCGTCGGGTTGGCCGGCCTGCTTCACCTGGGACACGCGGGCTTCTACGGGCTCGGCGCATACGCCGGCGCCATCACCAGCACTCGCGTGATACCCGGGTCCTGGCTGGGCTTCTGGGCGGGACTGCCGGTTGCGGTCGTACTCGGCATGCTCGCTGGGGCGGTGCTGGGCGCCCCATCTCTCAGGTTGCGGGGTCACTACTTCGCCATCGCCACCCTCGGCTTCGGCGAGATCATGCGCAGCCTGATGCTCAACCTGGTGGAGATCACACAGGGACCATTCGGCATAAAGGCCATACCGTCGCCGAGGCTGGGGTCGTTCGACCTTGGCTCCGGGGCCAGGTTCTACTGTCTCGTGTTCGCGGTGGTGACGCTCGTGCTGCTTGGGTTGTGGAACCTGCAGCATGGGAGATTCGGTCGCTTCTGGCAGGCAGTGCGCGAGGACGAGGTCGTGGCGCAGGTGATGGGGGTGAACGTCTTCGCGGCCAAGATGTGGGCGTTGATGATAAGCTCCGGTCTGGCGGCCGTGGCGGGATGGCTTTATGCCCACTACGTCTCGTACATCAACCCGTCGAACTTCTCCCTGGACGAATCCATTCTGGTGCTCTGCATGGTCATACTCGGAGGCCGCGGCACGTTCTGGGGTCCGGTTATCGGCTCCGCGCTCCTGGTCCTGTTCCCGGAATTACTCAGGCCCATTGCTGAACTCAGGCTGCTCGTATACGGGGTCGCGCTGGTAGTTCTCATGGCGGTGCGGCCTGAAGGGGTGGTCGGGACGAAATGA